The following coding sequences lie in one Miscanthus floridulus cultivar M001 chromosome 9, ASM1932011v1, whole genome shotgun sequence genomic window:
- the LOC136482726 gene encoding probable E3 ubiquitin-protein ligase EDA40, producing MHIHIHIIIDRKWKQNKLAGSMAFNDDEKPATTPNPNGVNKQGLVTMRIPKYSKKDVALTVDSVTAMVEIEATSSTAVREGLDLVAVVDVSGSMRGHKIESVKKALQFVIMKLTPVDRLSIVTFESSAKRLTPLRSMTQAAQSDLKTIVGRLVADGGTDIKAGLDLGLAVLGDRVLTVSRTANIFLMSDGKPEGKSSGDPRQVDPGEVSVYTFGFGQGTDHKLLTDIAKKSSGGTYSTVPDGTNLSAPFAQLLGGLLTVVAQDVQLTLTPKTGDGDLDTMAVAPGTDYTQTTDANGVITIKFGTLFSGETRKVAVNFTLKQSSESEAYNATLAVARHSYAAEETRQPAQNIQRLRTPEPSSPGVAGSEERSVQAEEVRRQHADMICKASELADGGKLDRARDKIMDAQNALEDIMLDDGDRMVNALRAELLRLLEYMESQKLYNKLGHPYALATIISHGRQRAAGRGDEEVISLYVTPRMIAYLEQAKKFEENPQAPVPTADKDVEQELAANPLAAFSAPLAFYLENAIQALQAIQKIISATTI from the exons ATGCATATACACATTCATATCATCATAGATAGAAAGTGGAAGCAGAATAAG CTGGCAGGTTCGATGGCGTTCAACGACGATGAGAAGCCTGCTACTACTCCGAATCCGAATGGAG TGAACAAACAGGGTCTAGTGACGATGAGGATTCCGAAGTACAGCAAGAAAGATGTGGCTCTCACGGTGGACTCAGTGACGGCAATGGTGGAGATCGAGGCAACATCCTCCACCGCCGTGAGGGAGGGCCTGGacctggtggcggtggtggacgtGAGCGGCAGCATGCGAGGGCACAAGATCGAGAGCGTGAAGAAGGCCCTGCAGTTCGTGATCATGAAGCTTACCCCTGTGGACCGCCTCTCCATCGTCACCTTCGAAAGCAGCGCCAAGAGGCTCACACCGCTACGTTCCATGACCCAAGCTGCCCAGAGCGACCTCAAGACAATCGTCGGCCGCCTGGTTGCCGACGGTGGGACCGACATCAAGGCCGGCCTTGACTTGGGACTGGCTGTCCTCGGCGACCGTGTGCTCACGGTGTCCCGCACCGCCAACATCTTCCTCATGTCCGACGGGAAGCCGGAGGGGAAGTCCTCCGGTGACCCGAGGCAAGTCGACCCCGGCGAGGTGTCTGTCTACACCTTTGGTTTCGGCCAGGGCACAGACCACAAG CTGCTCACCGACATCGCCAAGAAATCCTCCGGCGGAACGTACAGCACCGTGCCCGACGGGACGAACCTGAGCGCGCCCTTCGCGCAGCTGTTGGGTGGCCTCCTCACCGTGGTGGCGCAGGACGTGCAGCTGACCCTCACCCCAAAGACGGGCGACGGCGACCTGGACACGATGGCGGTGGCCCCCGGAACGGACTACACGCAGACCACCGACGCCAACGGCGTGATCACCATCAAGTTCGGCACCCTCTTCAGTGGAGAGACGCGCAAGGTTGCCGTCAACTTCACTCTCAAGCAAAGCTCCGAGAGCGAGGCCTACAACGCGACCTTAGCCGTCGCGAGGCACAGCTACGCCGCCGAGGAAACGCGGCAGCCAGCCCAGAACATTCAGCGGCTGCGCACCCCGGAGCCGAGCTCTCCTGGCGTCGCCGGCAGCGAGGAGCGGTCGGTGCAGGCTGAGGAGGTACGCCGGCAGCACGCCGACATGATCTGCAAGGCTAGCGAGCTGGCAGATGGCGGGAAACTGGACCGCGCGCGGGATAAGATTATGGACGCCCAGAACGCGCTGGAGGACATCATGCTGGACGACGGCGACAGGATGGTGAACGCGCTCCGAGCCGAGCTGCTGCGGCTGCTGGAATACATGGAGTCACAGAAGCTCTACAACAAGCTGGGCCACCCCTACGCGCTCGCCACCATCATCTCCCATGGTCGCCAGCGTGCCGCTGGAAGGGGCGACGAGGAGGTCATCTCCCTCTACGTCACGCCGCGCATGATCGCCTACCTCGAGCAGGCCAAGAAGTTCGAGGAGAACCCGCAAGCGCCAGTACCCACCGCGGACAAGGACGTCGAGCAGGAGCTGGCTGCCAACCCACTCGCCGCCTTCTCCGCCCCGCTCGCCTTCTACCTGGAAAACGCCATCCAGGCGCTGCAGGCCATCCAGAAGATCATCAGCGCCACCACAATTTGA
- the LOC136480653 gene encoding LOW QUALITY PROTEIN: uncharacterized protein (The sequence of the model RefSeq protein was modified relative to this genomic sequence to represent the inferred CDS: inserted 1 base in 1 codon; substituted 1 base at 1 genomic stop codon) yields MQARVVVFLVKGRAWCFALPRASAAASAADGALPPPPTLRDLXRGISFGXRTAPEKAEAVVDFVADKMNRAWIGFGSASEGSMKSRIHSFGLKLLSRVRTSEVLLKSVTKDVSALEIVHPARSVVLM; encoded by the exons ATGCAGGCCcgcgtcgtcgtcttcctcgtcAAGGGCCGCGCCTGGTGCTTCGCCCTCCCGCGCGCCTCCGCCGCAGCGTCCGCTGCCGATGGCGCCCTTCCGCCGCCGCCGACTCTGAGGGATCTCTAGCGCGGCATCTCCTTCG GCCGCACGGCGCCGGAGAAGGCCGAGGCCGTCGTTGACTTTGTCGCTGACAAG ATGAACAGGGCTTGGATCGGGTTCGGGAGCGCGTCGGAGGGGTCGATGAAGAGCCGGATCCATAG CTTCGGGCTGAAGCTACTCTCCCGGGTGAGGACGTCGGAGGTGCTCTTGAAGTCCGTTACCAAGGACGTGAGCGCGCTCGAGATCGTGCATCCGGCGAGGTCAGTTGTGCTGATGTGA